A portion of the Corynebacterium jeikeium genome contains these proteins:
- a CDS encoding threonine synthase, producing MDFISTRDPERTPHKFSDILLGGLANDGGLYLPVEYPQVDDATLTRWRSVLVDDGYAALAAEVVSLFVDDIPLEDLRGICTRAYTYPKFSDPDIVPVTKLEDQLYIGHLSMGPTAAFKDMAMQLLGEFFEYELARRGETLNILGATSGDTGSSAEYAMRGREGISVFMLTPAGRMTAFQQAQMFGLQDANIHNVALDGVFDDCQDIVKAVSGDLDYKANRHIGAVNSINWARLMAQIVYYVSSWIRVTGGNGAEADNSQKVSFSVPTGNFGDICAGHIARQMGVPIDRLIVATNENDVLDEFFHTGAYRVRSAAETQATSSPSMDISRASNFERFIFDLLGRDAERTADLFGVKVKEGGFSLTADPIFPEASAQYGFLSGRSTHADRVETIKDCWERLEVMVDPHTADGIHVARGLVDQVSTPIVCLETALPVKFSETILEATGREPDCPERFADIMNAPRRVTELPNDVDVVKKFIDDNVA from the coding sequence TTGGACTTCATTTCGACTCGCGACCCAGAGCGCACGCCGCACAAGTTCTCAGACATTCTCCTGGGAGGTCTCGCTAACGACGGCGGCCTCTACCTGCCGGTCGAGTACCCACAGGTTGACGATGCCACTTTGACGCGTTGGCGCTCCGTGCTTGTCGACGACGGTTACGCAGCCTTGGCTGCAGAGGTCGTCAGCCTTTTTGTGGACGACATTCCGCTGGAGGATTTGCGCGGTATCTGTACACGGGCGTACACCTACCCGAAGTTTTCCGATCCGGATATTGTGCCGGTGACGAAGCTGGAAGATCAGCTCTACATCGGTCACTTGTCCATGGGCCCCACAGCGGCATTCAAGGATATGGCGATGCAGCTGCTCGGTGAGTTCTTCGAGTATGAGCTGGCTCGTCGTGGCGAGACCCTGAATATCCTCGGCGCCACCTCTGGTGACACGGGTTCCTCGGCCGAGTACGCAATGCGTGGCCGTGAGGGAATCAGCGTGTTCATGCTAACGCCAGCTGGTCGAATGACCGCTTTCCAGCAGGCTCAGATGTTTGGTCTGCAGGATGCCAACATTCACAACGTCGCCCTCGACGGTGTCTTCGATGATTGCCAGGACATCGTTAAGGCTGTCTCCGGTGACTTGGATTACAAGGCCAACCGCCACATTGGCGCAGTTAACTCCATCAACTGGGCTCGCCTGATGGCTCAGATTGTGTACTACGTCTCCTCGTGGATTCGCGTCACTGGCGGCAACGGTGCTGAGGCCGATAACTCGCAGAAGGTCAGCTTCAGTGTGCCGACCGGCAATTTCGGTGATATCTGCGCTGGTCATATTGCACGTCAGATGGGTGTGCCAATTGACCGCCTGATTGTGGCTACCAATGAAAACGATGTCTTGGATGAGTTCTTCCACACGGGCGCCTACCGCGTGCGCAGCGCTGCGGAGACACAGGCGACCTCTTCCCCATCGATGGATATCTCCCGCGCGTCTAACTTCGAGCGTTTCATCTTCGATCTGCTGGGGCGCGATGCTGAGCGGACTGCAGACCTCTTTGGTGTCAAGGTCAAGGAGGGCGGCTTCTCTCTTACTGCTGATCCAATCTTCCCGGAGGCTTCTGCCCAGTACGGGTTCCTCTCCGGTCGTTCCACCCACGCTGACCGCGTCGAGACCATCAAGGACTGCTGGGAGCGCCTGGAGGTCATGGTCGATCCGCACACCGCTGACGGTATCCACGTCGCCCGCGGCCTGGTAGACCAGGTGTCCACCCCAATTGTCTGCCTGGAGACCGCCCTGCCGGTGAAATTCTCGGAGACCATCCTGGAAGCCACCGGCCGCGAGCCGGACTGCCCGGAGCGTTTCGCGGACATCATGAATGCCCCAC